Genomic segment of Oscillospiraceae bacterium:
CCAACAGAAATTAATGAAGTTAAGAAAAGCGGCCTTCAGGCCGCTTTTTTAATCCAAGCGAAGATTTGGACGTGTTGAAACAATTCCGATTCCGAAACATTTGAATGTGGACAGGCAAACTTGACAAAGGAGAGCAAAATGGGTATAATATAAGCGAAATTGAAGCGGAGAGTGGTTATTGTGAACAGTGTGATTGAAGAAATTTCAATGCCCGTCGGCAATCTGGGGATCATTCCTCTTCAGGGCTGCGGCGATATCGCCGCTCGTGCCGACGGATATATCAGGGAATGGCGCGGCAGTGAGCAGAGCTTTCTCGTCAGCGCGTGTTGTCCGCGTTTCGGCACCGGCGAGAGCAAGGGGATGATCAACCAGTCGGTACGCGGGGACGATCTTTTTATTTTGTGCGATATTTGCGATTACGGCACCACCTATAATATGTATGGCACCGTGACTCGTATGAGCCCGGATGATCACTACGGCGACCTGAAACGCATCATCGCGGCGGTCGGTGGCAAAGCACGCCGCATCAGCGTGATCATGCCGGTGCTTTACGGAGGCCGTCAGCACCGAAGAGTCGCGAGAGAGTCGCTGGACTGTGCGATTATGCTTCAGGAACTGCAGAATATCGGCGTCTCCAACATCATCACTTTCGATGCCCACGACCCCAGAGTGCAGAATGCCGTGCCGTTCTGCGGGTTTGAAAATATTAAGCCTTATTATCAGATGATCAAAGCGATCTACCGCGCGGTCCCCGACATCAAGCTCGACCGGGACCACACGCTTATTGTCTCTCCCGATGCCGGCGGCATGGACCGCTGTATGTATTATTCCTCGATTTTATCGCTCGATTTGGGTATGTATTATAAGCGGCGGGATTATTCCAGGATCGAAAACGGGCGCAATCCGATCATCGCCCATGAATTTTTAGGCAACAATGTGAGCGGTAAAGATATCATCATTGTCGATGACATCATCTCCTCCGGCGATTCGATTCTCGATATCGCCGAACA
This window contains:
- a CDS encoding ribose-phosphate pyrophosphokinase, with translation MPVGNLGIIPLQGCGDIAARADGYIREWRGSEQSFLVSACCPRFGTGESKGMINQSVRGDDLFILCDICDYGTTYNMYGTVTRMSPDDHYGDLKRIIAAVGGKARRISVIMPVLYGGRQHRRVARESLDCAIMLQELQNIGVSNIITFDAHDPRVQNAVPFCGFENIKPYYQMIKAIYRAVPDIKLDRDHTLIVSPDAGGMDRCMYYSSILSLDLGMYYKRRDYSRIENGRNPIIAHEFLGNNVSGKDIIIVDDIISSGDSILDIAEHLKEMGAQRIFVFATFGLFCEGITRFDEAFAAGQISKVFTTNLTYRTGELKSRIWYEEVDMSKYIALLIDALNYDRSLSDLIDPAARIKKLLAEKRR